A genomic stretch from Vibrio neptunius includes:
- the cpxA gene encoding envelope stress sensor histidine kinase CpxA, translating into MRLPKITSLYGRIFAIFWFTMFLVLIAVLSLPHLDPRKSRDIPAEHYKKLLATKTKIEQRFAGETDLRRIIFYLEGRKRPPRDPRPHFVLTDLEGNILTTRDRKDFKLKAVQNFITSIEDPEYPKQKLYGHYMVAGPLPITLAQKDLLMYIGVKWNQPSPFLIRLFDKPFQLLLAVMLVSTPLLLWLAWALSQPARKLELAAKRVANGEFSVDPQLEKGTSEFRQAGKSFNQMVEAVNQMISGQQRLLSDISHELRSPLTRLRMATALAARKQGESPELTRIDTEAQRLEQMIGELLELSRMQVDSHVEREQQPIISLWEAILSDAQFEAEQMNKSFRYDDIPERTISGNPKLLMSAVDNIVRNAIYYGKDVIQVSLNVQTDQLTIAVDDNGEGVPEHELEAIFRPFYRVSTARDRHSGGTGLGLAITENAIRQHSGTIRALRSQLGGLRVEVILPLTPEK; encoded by the coding sequence ATGCGTCTACCTAAGATCACTAGCCTCTACGGACGTATCTTCGCCATTTTTTGGTTTACCATGTTTCTCGTTCTGATCGCTGTGTTGTCTCTACCTCATCTAGACCCAAGAAAATCAAGAGATATACCCGCAGAACATTACAAAAAGCTGTTAGCAACCAAGACAAAGATCGAGCAGCGCTTTGCTGGCGAAACAGATCTACGCCGGATTATATTCTATTTAGAAGGGCGTAAGCGTCCTCCAAGAGATCCCCGCCCACACTTTGTCTTAACGGATCTAGAAGGCAATATTCTGACCACTCGCGATCGTAAAGACTTCAAGCTCAAAGCGGTGCAAAATTTTATTACCAGTATCGAAGATCCTGAGTATCCAAAACAAAAACTCTATGGACACTACATGGTTGCAGGGCCATTACCAATCACACTGGCTCAGAAGGATCTGTTGATGTACATAGGCGTCAAATGGAATCAACCCTCTCCTTTCCTGATTCGACTGTTTGATAAACCTTTCCAGTTACTGCTTGCCGTAATGCTGGTCAGTACACCTTTGTTATTGTGGCTTGCATGGGCGCTGAGCCAGCCAGCAAGAAAGCTAGAACTCGCCGCTAAACGCGTAGCAAATGGAGAATTCAGTGTTGATCCACAACTGGAGAAAGGCACCTCCGAATTTCGCCAAGCGGGTAAAAGTTTTAACCAGATGGTTGAGGCAGTAAACCAGATGATTTCAGGTCAGCAACGCTTACTGTCTGATATTTCACACGAGCTTCGCTCGCCATTAACACGCTTACGAATGGCCACCGCTCTTGCTGCTCGAAAACAAGGAGAAAGCCCTGAGCTCACTCGGATTGACACTGAAGCACAAAGACTGGAGCAGATGATTGGGGAATTGTTAGAGCTGTCACGCATGCAGGTCGATAGCCATGTCGAACGCGAGCAGCAACCTATTATCAGCTTATGGGAGGCCATTCTTTCTGATGCCCAGTTTGAAGCAGAACAGATGAATAAATCATTCCGCTATGATGATATTCCTGAGCGCACAATTTCAGGGAACCCCAAATTGCTCATGAGTGCTGTAGACAATATTGTTCGCAATGCTATTTACTATGGCAAAGATGTTATTCAAGTGTCGCTCAACGTCCAAACAGATCAACTCACTATTGCCGTCGATGACAATGGCGAAGGTGTGCCTGAACATGAACTCGAAGCGATTTTCCGACCTTTTTACCGCGTTTCAACCGCACGAGATCGTCACAGTGGAGGCACGGGATTAGGGTTGGCCATTACCGAAAACGCCATCCGCCAGCACAGCGGAACTATTCGTGCTCTACGCAGCCAGCTTGGTGGGCTTCGCGTAGAGGTGATCCTGCCGCTGACACCAGAGAAATAA
- a CDS encoding response regulator produces MTNILLIDDDTELTGLLKEVLTFEGYNVSEANDGEAGLAAICDDIDLVLLDVMMPKLNGMETLKRLRENWQTPVLMLTAKGEEIDRVIGLELGADDYLPKPFSDRELLARIRAILRRTQTKSVAKNSDCVHYQDIKIYPGKQEAYCQEQYLELTTTEFALLSHFVQHPGETLTKETLSLDVLGKRLAAFDRAIDMHVSNLRKKLPDRQDGKSRIKTLRGRGYLLVEED; encoded by the coding sequence ATGACAAATATCCTATTGATTGACGACGACACAGAACTGACTGGTTTACTTAAAGAAGTACTGACGTTCGAAGGTTACAATGTATCTGAAGCCAATGACGGAGAAGCAGGACTTGCGGCGATTTGTGACGATATAGATTTAGTTCTGCTGGATGTCATGATGCCTAAACTCAACGGTATGGAAACCCTCAAACGCCTACGAGAAAACTGGCAGACTCCAGTATTGATGTTGACAGCGAAAGGTGAAGAAATAGATAGAGTGATTGGATTAGAGCTTGGAGCCGACGATTACTTGCCAAAACCTTTCAGCGATCGTGAACTGCTGGCCCGCATCCGCGCAATATTACGTCGTACGCAAACAAAAAGCGTGGCTAAAAATAGCGACTGTGTTCATTATCAGGACATCAAAATTTATCCCGGTAAGCAGGAAGCGTATTGTCAGGAACAATACTTAGAGCTAACCACAACCGAGTTTGCGCTGCTTAGTCACTTCGTCCAGCATCCAGGAGAAACCTTGACCAAAGAAACTCTGAGTTTAGATGTTCTGGGTAAACGGCTAGCCGCTTTTGACCGCGCCATAGATATGCATGTTTCAAATCTGAGGAAAAAACTACCGGACCGTCAAGATGGTAAATCACGAATCAAAACCTTGCGCGGGCGAGGTTATTTGTTAGTTGAGGAAGATTAA
- a CDS encoding CpxP family protein produces the protein MKTAKKLLLAAMILPLTLGTASALAAKDHKKGSHGEFGFDRGIMRQLDLTDAQKEQIKALRETSKTQMKAEFKQNFEAHHAKMQANKEKLQALVLADTFDQVAANELAKQMVEQQTERKVKMLEKQHQMLSILTPEQKTKYVELQKERAEKRFNKMQERLSDSEA, from the coding sequence ATGAAAACTGCAAAGAAACTGTTATTGGCGGCGATGATTCTTCCTCTGACTCTGGGTACAGCGAGTGCTTTAGCTGCTAAAGATCATAAAAAAGGTTCTCACGGTGAGTTTGGTTTTGATCGCGGCATCATGCGTCAGCTTGATTTAACAGATGCACAGAAAGAGCAAATAAAAGCGTTGCGTGAAACGTCTAAAACACAGATGAAAGCCGAGTTTAAACAAAACTTCGAAGCTCACCATGCTAAAATGCAAGCCAACAAAGAAAAGTTACAAGCTTTGGTGCTCGCAGATACATTTGATCAGGTGGCCGCGAACGAACTGGCTAAGCAAATGGTAGAACAACAGACTGAACGTAAAGTGAAAATGCTGGAAAAACAACATCAGATGCTGAGTATCCTTACTCCAGAACAGAAAACCAAATACGTAGAACTGCAAAAAGAGCGTGCGGAAAAGCGGTTCAACAAGATGCAAGAGCGCCTGAGTGACAGTGAAGCATAG
- the fieF gene encoding CDF family cation-efflux transporter FieF (FieF, a metal efflux transporter, is a member of the CDF (cation diffusion facilitator) family of transporters.): MKHEYARLVTLAAWTATIVATLLLVVKLAAWWVTGSVSLLASLIDSMLDIAASLVNLFVVRYSLQPADREHTYGHGKAESLAALAQAMFISGSAVFLILNGIERFFRPHELQSPEYGVYVSLFAIAVTFALVQFQKHVVRQTGSQAIAADSLHYQSDLYMNAAIMLALGLSWFGVTQADAVFAVGIGLYILYSAVQMVREAIQTLLDRKLPDEELEQIRACCLSVEEVLGVHQLRTRMSGPTRFIQLHLELEDQIPLIEAHRISDLVESRLMEQFPHADVLIHQDPYSVVLGPEKNQKAQDW, encoded by the coding sequence ATGAAACACGAATATGCACGCTTGGTGACACTGGCTGCTTGGACAGCTACGATTGTTGCCACTCTACTGCTGGTGGTAAAACTGGCCGCTTGGTGGGTTACGGGGTCGGTCAGCTTACTCGCTTCATTAATCGACTCTATGCTTGATATTGCAGCGTCTTTGGTCAACCTTTTTGTTGTCAGGTATTCACTCCAACCAGCCGATAGGGAGCACACCTATGGCCACGGTAAAGCTGAGTCTTTGGCTGCATTGGCTCAGGCGATGTTTATTTCTGGCTCTGCCGTCTTTTTGATCCTCAATGGTATTGAGCGCTTCTTCAGGCCTCATGAGTTGCAATCTCCCGAGTATGGGGTGTACGTGAGTCTATTCGCCATTGCTGTCACTTTTGCTTTGGTGCAGTTCCAGAAACACGTTGTTAGACAAACCGGCAGTCAGGCGATTGCTGCAGACTCCTTGCATTATCAGTCAGATTTATACATGAACGCAGCGATCATGTTGGCATTAGGGCTGAGTTGGTTTGGGGTTACTCAAGCGGATGCTGTGTTTGCTGTGGGTATTGGTCTATACATTTTGTATAGTGCTGTTCAAATGGTGAGAGAAGCGATTCAGACATTGCTGGACCGAAAGTTACCGGATGAAGAGTTGGAACAAATCAGAGCGTGTTGTTTATCTGTCGAAGAAGTTCTCGGTGTGCACCAACTAAGAACCCGTATGTCGGGGCCGACACGCTTTATTCAGTTGCATTTAGAACTCGAAGATCAGATTCCTCTGATTGAAGCGCATCGCATCTCTGATCTGGTTGAGAGTCGGCTGATGGAGCAGTTCCCACATGCTGATGTACTTATCCATCAGGATCCCTATTCTGTAGTGCTCGGGCCGGAGAAAAATCAAAAGGCTCAAGATTGGTAG
- a CDS encoding MgtC/SapB family protein, with amino-acid sequence MHILPDPLLDLGPFNWSALLCCAFNGLLIGAERQTRGKPVGIRTSILIIAGTYLFMSMAVSLSPNTLDQARVLGQIITGVGFLGAGVMMTLDGKIHGVTSAAVIWLLAALGLMIGLGYSQQSVVLTGLALVVLLGVDKAENRIKALRRGVHQKIQQRKRSNVRKKNASN; translated from the coding sequence ATGCACATTTTGCCAGATCCCTTGCTCGACCTTGGTCCATTTAATTGGAGTGCCCTCTTGTGCTGCGCATTCAATGGCCTGCTAATTGGTGCCGAACGTCAAACACGAGGTAAACCTGTCGGGATCAGGACTTCCATTCTAATCATCGCTGGTACTTACCTTTTTATGTCGATGGCAGTCTCTCTTTCACCTAATACTTTAGATCAAGCACGGGTGCTAGGTCAGATCATTACCGGTGTTGGCTTCTTAGGCGCTGGTGTGATGATGACATTAGATGGCAAAATTCATGGCGTAACGTCGGCTGCCGTGATTTGGTTACTGGCAGCATTAGGACTAATGATTGGTCTCGGCTATTCGCAGCAATCTGTTGTTCTTACGGGACTAGCACTGGTTGTTCTGTTAGGAGTCGATAAAGCCGAGAATCGAATTAAAGCCTTACGTCGGGGTGTGCATCAGAAAATTCAGCAGCGCAAGCGTTCAAATGTCAGAAAGAAAAATGCTTCGAACTAA
- the epmB gene encoding EF-P beta-lysylation protein EpmB, whose translation MPHIITRKVESVEQNWLKQLANGISDPEKLLLQLEIDPSPWQGGFEARKLFAQRVPQSFVDRMEKGNPLDPLLRQVLPLSEEFDVHSGYSNDPLEEQDNQIPGLLHKYRNRALMIVKGGCAINCRYCFRRHFPYSENKGSKSVWAKSLDYIRQHPELNEIILSGGDPLMAKDEELRWLIDQIADIQHIMRLRIHSRLPVVIPDRITTSLAELLMTTRLQVIMVTHINHANEINQQLINALSTLKHSGVTLLNQGVMLKGVNDSVEAQVALSEALFDAGVLPYYMHVLDKVQGAAHFFVSDQQAKQIMAGVIERVSGYLVPKLTREIGGRNSKTPLDLHLE comes from the coding sequence ATGCCGCACATCATAACCCGAAAAGTCGAATCTGTTGAGCAAAACTGGCTCAAACAGCTAGCGAATGGGATCTCTGATCCTGAAAAACTTCTACTACAACTGGAAATTGATCCTTCTCCCTGGCAAGGCGGATTTGAAGCGCGCAAACTGTTCGCCCAACGAGTCCCACAAAGTTTTGTGGATCGAATGGAGAAAGGCAATCCGTTGGATCCTTTGCTGCGTCAGGTTTTACCACTCTCAGAAGAGTTTGACGTACATTCTGGCTACTCTAATGATCCTTTGGAAGAACAGGACAACCAAATACCAGGTCTACTACACAAATACCGCAACCGGGCCTTGATGATCGTAAAAGGTGGTTGCGCGATCAATTGCCGCTATTGCTTTCGTCGTCACTTCCCTTACAGCGAAAACAAAGGCAGTAAATCGGTATGGGCTAAGAGCTTAGATTATATACGCCAACACCCAGAGCTGAATGAAATCATTCTTTCAGGAGGGGATCCTCTGATGGCAAAAGATGAGGAGCTACGTTGGTTGATCGATCAAATAGCGGATATCCAACATATTATGCGGCTGAGAATTCATTCTCGCTTGCCCGTTGTGATCCCAGACCGAATAACCACCTCGCTGGCTGAATTGCTTATGACGACCCGTTTGCAGGTGATTATGGTCACGCACATCAATCACGCCAATGAGATCAATCAACAGCTGATAAATGCTTTAAGTACGCTAAAGCACTCGGGTGTGACTTTGCTAAACCAGGGCGTAATGCTCAAAGGCGTCAATGACAGCGTTGAGGCTCAAGTTGCGCTCAGCGAAGCACTCTTCGATGCGGGTGTGCTGCCCTACTACATGCACGTATTGGACAAGGTGCAAGGTGCAGCGCACTTTTTTGTTTCAGACCAACAAGCTAAACAGATCATGGCAGGGGTCATTGAACGAGTGTCCGGTTATCTAGTCCCTAAGTTAACCAGAGAAATCGGCGGCCGAAACAGCAAAACGCCATTAGATCTGCATTTAGAATGA
- the efp gene encoding elongation factor P: protein MATVSTNEFKGGLKIMLDNEPCVILENEYVKPGKGQAFNRVKIRKLLSGKVLEKTFKSGDTVEVADVMDIDLDYLYNDGEFYHFMNNETFEQIAADVKAVGENAKWLVENDSCMLTLWNGNPIVVTPPNFVELEVTDTDPGLKGDTQGTGGKPATLTTGAVVRVPLFISIGEVIKVDTRSGEYVGRVK from the coding sequence ATGGCTACTGTTAGCACGAATGAATTCAAAGGCGGTCTTAAAATTATGCTTGATAATGAGCCTTGTGTCATTCTCGAAAACGAGTATGTAAAACCAGGCAAAGGTCAGGCATTTAACCGCGTTAAAATCCGTAAACTGCTTTCAGGCAAAGTTCTAGAGAAGACATTCAAGTCAGGCGACACGGTAGAAGTTGCAGACGTCATGGATATCGATCTGGACTACCTGTACAACGACGGTGAATTCTACCACTTCATGAACAACGAAACATTCGAACAAATTGCAGCGGATGTCAAAGCCGTTGGCGAAAATGCGAAGTGGTTGGTTGAAAACGACTCTTGTATGCTGACTCTTTGGAACGGCAACCCTATTGTTGTGACACCACCAAACTTCGTTGAGCTGGAAGTAACGGATACTGATCCTGGCCTTAAGGGTGACACGCAAGGTACGGGCGGTAAGCCAGCAACACTAACGACAGGTGCCGTAGTACGAGTACCTCTGTTCATCTCTATTGGTGAAGTGATCAAAGTAGACACTCGTTCTGGTGAATACGTAGGTCGCGTTAAGTAA